The following proteins are encoded in a genomic region of Hippopotamus amphibius kiboko isolate mHipAmp2 chromosome 8, mHipAmp2.hap2, whole genome shotgun sequence:
- the LOC130858783 gene encoding LOW QUALITY PROTEIN: complement C1s subcomponent-like (The sequence of the model RefSeq protein was modified relative to this genomic sequence to represent the inferred CDS: inserted 2 bases in 2 codons), producing MSCSPGMDKLPEMWCIVLFSLLAWVYAEPTMYGEILSPNYPQAYPNEVEKSWDIEVPEGYGIHLYFTHLDIELSENCACDSVQIMSGDLEEGKLCGKRTSKSPNSPVVEEFHMPYNKLQVIFRSDFSNEERFTGFAAYYVAVDINECTDFVHAPCSHFCNNFLGGYFCSCPPEYFLHDDMKNCGVNCSGDVFTTLIGEITSPNYPSLYPENSRCDYQILLEQGFRVVVTMRKEDFDVEPADSEGQCPDSLIFVSGNEHFGPYCGNGFPGPLTIETKSNALNIIFQTDGSEQKKGWKFRYHGDPIPCPKEVSANAFWEPNRAKYVFKDVVKITCLDGFEVVQGNVGSTSFYSTCQSNGKWSNSRLRCQSVNCGAPEPIQHGTVQEPENTLFGSVTRYACEKPYYYMESEGSEEYRCAGNGSWVXELPKCVPVCGVPGEPFLGKQRIFGGSPAKTENFPWQVFFLNPQAGGALIDEYWVLTAAHVVEGNRDPVMYVGSTSVVTSQLTNAQMLTTESVFIHPSWKILDALETRKNFDNDIALVQLKDPVKMGPRVXPICLPGTSSEYNPSEGKLGLISGWGRTNKRDHVVNLRGAKLPVAPLKKCREVKGLNPGIDINSFDFTENMICAGGEKGVDSCEGDSGGAFALQVPKEENPKFYVAGLVSWGPQCGTYGIYTNVKNYIDWIMKTMQENSAPSVD from the exons ATGAGCTGCTCACCAGGGATGGACAAATTGCCAGAGATGTGGTGCATTGTCTTGTTTTCCCTTTTGGCATGGGTTTATGCCGAGCCTACTATGTATGGGGAGATCCTGTCCCCCAACTATCCTCAGGCATATCCCAATGAGGTAGAGAAGTCTTGGGATATAGAAGTTCCTGAAGGGTATGGGATCCACCTTTATTTCACCCACCTGGACATAGAGCTGTCCGAGAACTGCGCGTGTGACTCAGTGCAGATAATGTCAGGTGACCTTGAAGAAGGGAAACTCTGTGGAAAGAGGACCAGCAAGAGTCCCAACTCCCCAGTGGTGGAAGAGTTCCATATGCCATATAATAAACTCCAGGTGATCTTCAGGTCGGACTTCTCCAATGAAGAGCGTTTCACTGGGTTTGCTGCGTACTATGTTGCTGTAGATATAAATGAGTGCACAGACTTTGTACATGCCCCTTGCAGCCACTTCTGCAACAACTTCCTTGGTGGTTACTTCTGCTCCTGCCCCCCAGAATACTTCCTCCATGATGATATGAAGAATTGTGGAGTCAATTGCAGTGGGGATGTATTCACCACACTGATTGGGGAGATCACAAGTCCCAATTACCCCAGTCTGTACCCAGAGAACTCAAGGTGTGACTATCAGATCCTGTTGGAGCAGGGGTTCCGAGTGGTGGTGACAATGCGGAAAGAAGATTTTGATGTGGAACCAGCTGATTCGGAGGGCCAGTGCCCTGacagtttaatttttgtttcaggaaACGAGCATTTTGGTCCTTACTGTGGTAATGGATTCCCTGGTCCACTAACTATTGAAACCAAGAGTAATGCTCTCAATATCATCTTCCAAACCGATGGATCAGAgcaaaaaaaaggatggaaatttCGTTACCATGGAGATCCAATCCCTTGTCCTAAGGAAGTCAGCGCCAATGCTTTTTGGGAGCCTAATAGAGCAAAATATGTATTCAAGGATGTGGTGAAGATAACCTGTTTGGATGGGTTTGAAGTTGTACAGGGAAATGTTGGCTCGACATCTTTCTATTCTACTTGCCAAAGCAATGGAAAGTGGAGTAATTCCAGACTGCGGTGTCAATCTGTGAACTGTGGTGCTCCCGAACCCATTCAGCATGGTACAGTCCAAGAGCCAGAAAATACTCTTTTTGGTTCTGTCACTCGCTACGCTTGTGAGAAGCCATATTACTACATGGAGAGTGAAGGAAGCGAGGAGTATCGCTGTGCTGGCAACGGGAGCTGGG CAGAGCTGCCAAAATGTGTTCCAGTCTGTGGTGTCCCTGGTGAGCCCTTTTTAGGAAAACAGAGGATATTTGGAGGCTCCCCTGCAAAGACTGAAAATTTCCCCTGGCAAGTCTTCTTCTTGAACCCACAGGCCGGTGGGGCTCTCATTGACGAGTACTGGGTGCTGACAGCTGCCCATGTTGTGGAGGGAAACCGTGACCCGGTGATGTATGTTGGATCCACCTCAGTGGTCACCTCACAACTGACAAATGCCCAGATGCTCACTACTGAGAGTGTGTTTATTCATCCAAGTTGGAAGATCCTGGATGCCTTGGAAACACGGAAGAATTTTGACAATGACATTGCTCTGGTGCAGCTGAAAGACCCAGTGAAAATGGGACCCAGAG TCCCCATCTGCCTGCCAGGCACCTCTTCAGAATACAACCCCTCAGAGGGAAAACTGGGACTGATCTCAGGCTGGGGCCGAACAAATAAGAGAGATCATGTTGTTAACCTCAGAGGGGCAAAGTTACCTGTCGCTCCCTTAAAAAAgtgccgggaggtgaaggggctAAATCCTGGAATAGATATAAATTCCTTTGATTTCACTGAGAACATGATCTGTGCTGGAGGTGAGAAGGGTGTTGATAGCTGTGAAGGGGACAGTGGTGGAGCCTTTGCTCTACAGGTCCCTAAGGAAGAGAACCCCAAATTCTATGTTGCTGGCTTGGTGTCCTGGGGCCCCCAGTGTGGGACCTATGGGATCTACACGAATGTCAAGAACTATATTGACTGGATCATGAAAACGATGCAGGAAAATAGTGCCCCCAGTGTAGACTAA